The Epinephelus fuscoguttatus linkage group LG19, E.fuscoguttatus.final_Chr_v1 genome contains the following window.
CCTAGAAGTCGTCTAGCCCGAGGGCAGGTAGGGCATCTCGTTATGGTAGTTGTAGTCCGGGCAAACCTTCTGGACCAGGCGGTAGTCCGTACTGTAGAAGGAAATGTAGATACAGATGACCTTGAAAGGCTTGGAGCAAATCCAAGACACGTGGCTCTGAATCTGCTCCTGGAAGCAGGTCTTGGACGGGTCATAGTTGCACAGCGAGGTGCGCTTGCTGCGATCCACCTTCTCATAGTCCACGCGGCAGTTGAAGATCTTTGAGTCCTTGGGGTAGACCACGCTCTGGCGCTCCAGGTCAAACTCCACAGCCTTGACAGGTGgcaccaggctgactgagatgTTGCCCTGGCCCGTGGAGTTGTGGCGGAAGTAGACGCTGAACGTACCGTTACCGTGGTCCACAATCTTGCCGGTGATCAGCAGGTTGAGCCTCACCGTCTTGATGTTGGAGTAGAAGTCTCCCCAGCCGAACATCTTCTTAAACTTGCCGGTTTTAACGATGGGCCGCCGTTTGACCCTGGAGCTGGAGGCGTCGGGTTTAAGCAGGTCACTGCCCAACATCTCCCAGAACTCCTGTTTCGAAAACTCCTGCTTGGAGAAAGGGACCGGGGAGCGGTAGGGCAGCTCTAGAGAGGTGGTGTTAGCAGCTCTGCTCTTACTGTGAAGCATCCAGCGGCTCAGGGGTGAGAGGGGAGCCTGCCCGCTCAGGAGGCCCACTGTCTTGGAGGAGTCGTCTGAAGAGCTCTTGGGGCTGGAGGAGTCGTCTTCTTGACCCAGGGCCACCTAGAGAAAAGTGGTGGAGGTGGGGATCGAAGGAGAAAATAGAGAAAGAAAAGTAGGCAGTTATCAGCAAGGTAGAAAGAAACGTggacagaaaacaaattaaaggcTTAATCGATACTTAATTTACCGTTCATACCTCTAGTGGTAGTAACTGTGACATTCTATCAAtgttatatataaaaataaatagttgaATTTTTGCAGGTATTGCTATTATTACATTCTTTTGTTTACCCCAGCCGTGAGAGAAAATACTCCTTTATGTCTAGTTTTCGCAGAGCCGACGTAATTCCCTAAGCTCCCTAGTAATGGGCTCATATGCCTCCTTCGAGCTACCGGAGGCCAGAGGGATCAAAGAACAGATTCAAACAGAAAATCCACACCAAAACTGAATTCACATAAAGCGTGTTACTCCTGTGGGCAGTTTAATCAATATTTCTGAGGGTGGACAATTTTCTACAAAGTCTATAATCCTGTAAAACAATAAAGCTCTGTCATTAAGAAATGCTTTCTAGAGTTGTTTCTCTGACAACAGAGGTTGGAGGTTGATTTATGCACTTATGAAGTGTCTGGATGCACCAAAATGGAGCAGGATTCCTGCTGAAACATTCATTTCTACATTACCAAAACATCATCTaatgtattattttaataattcatcTCATTTTCACTGAAACTAACTCAGAGAAGGTCACTTGAAGATCATCTAATTGGAGAGGAAATGTTCATATATAAAATCTTAAAGGGAGAAACTCAAAGCAGAGAGCCGACAAAGCTGTGTTCCCTGTTTTAAAGTGAGCTTTTTGCTTCTTAAGCACTGCGGTGTGAGTCTGAGAACAGGGGAAACTATTATTGCCTCGAAAGATTCGGTCGGAGGATCAAAGTGTTTGAGGAAGGGGAGCTGGGCAAGCGGGGGGGCCGGAGAATAAAGTGTAATGTCCAATTAAGACTTCCAGtgttttaattaaagaaaaaaaatctgtatcgGCGCACACACAAAGCTGTCAGATGTTAACATCAACTGAGGGGAGGGGAAGAGGAGTGAGGGAGATAAGATAGTGCTGCTGTGCTCAGCAGTAGCTTTGTgaagagtgtgtgaatgtgagagcAAAGTAATGGATAATTATTCAACGGTAATGATCTATTAACAGGTTGCTTCTGTCCAATGCGCCATGGAAGTCGTAAGCATCACTGTGTCCCTTCTGGGTTTGGCagctgagaacacacacacacacgtcatttGTGAATTTTGAGTTGTAAACGTGAACAATAAGTGATGCAAATGCGGgataagtttgtgtgtgtgtgtgtgcgcgctctACCCGGAGAGATTTTACAATGATGCATAATGCATgcatttctgtctgtgctctgATCCATCTACTGTCTTGACTGCCAGGGCTTCCTTATACAGGCTTAGTCAGGATTATTAAGTCTGACTcatttttattccattttatgCAGGTTTTCAAGCTCGCTCAGATTTGTTCACTTGCTCTGCAGTCAGTCAGCGATAttgattttctgtctttctaaaAACATGTATTTCCTTTCATAACAACGTGTATCGCATTTCAACTGCCTTGCGAGGATTCCCGCTGATGTGCTTGTGGTCTGGTGTTTGGACTCAGATGAGAGGACTCCCCCTTTTCCACTAATCTGGCCCTATTACCACAGGGGTGTTAGAGGGCCAGACGCCCTCTCCTCTAGTTACCTGTCTGCTGCTACGCTACACTGCCACTCAGACCCTTCAGCCTTCCCGCGGGGGCCGATAACTGGCTTGACAAGGACTTCTTCCTCTTGACTCAGATAGTTCAGATAGCTTCTTTGAGAATCCCAAACTCATTAATAATGAACAGAAATTTGGAGGAGCTGAAGACATATCGATTTTAATCTTTTCAgatgtgtctttgttttttcagaGGGGGAGTTGAGGCCAGCGCAGGATGACTTTGATGACAAATACACAATTCCCCACAGCTCCTATTGAAGAACTAGTTTGTGTTTGATTTCTCTCCTTCAATGAGCTGGTTGCTGCTGGGCACAGAGAGTAGCACTCTGCCTGCCTCCCCAGATAGCACTTAAGAGCCCCTGCGGCGTCCTACAAAACGGCCCTTTAGGGTTCTTGAAAAATATGTCACTCTTGATTTCTATAAAACTGCCCCTTGCTTTTAAGATCCGGATCATTTTGCCAGCGCCACCGCTTGTCTAGAGTGACTCTTAGATGGTCCCAACACACGTATTTGAGTGACAACGTATTGCAAAATGCTTTGCTTTAGCTTACACATTGAGCAAGGCATCGCTCCCTCTGTCTTGCAGAGTATTCATTAGAAAGCCTGAGAGGCGGGGCTGCAGGAGGGGAGATGAAGTGAGAATTGTGCTATTGTTGAACAGAAGATTTAAGTGTCTGGCACTGCTGGAGGTGTCAGATTCAGTGTGCAGCATCATTGTCAAagacaaatgttaaaatgagCTTAATATGGctctaaagaaaagaaagaaaaaaccaGAGTCAGAGCTGCAATTATTACTGCAGTGAGAGAACACATACTGTGTGGTTGTCCACACGGCCCTGATACCTTGAAATACTACTGTGGTTTCATTTCTGCAGGTAAAGGTTCTGTAGTATCGTTTTTACATAccatttgcatgttttaaaaCCCTAGGAGATCTGGTAAAGTCGGGCTGGGTGGTACACTCTTAGAGATAAGGATTCCAAAAGGGTTCCTCCTAATGGGCTGAGGTTCTACCCACAACAATTAGCTTCTGAGGAACCATTTTCTTAATAGAGGGTTCAAGGGTTTATCTCTGTGCCCTGAAAAACAGGCTCTTGGAAAAGCTTGTGCCACAGTGTTGCTCTAGCTTTTGAGAGGCTTTCTGTGCTTtcacattgaaaacaatggataTGAGGGCACAATAAACATGGCAAGTGTACAGGCTATTCCATTAAAAAACTTTTCAACCAAGGTACCCTTTTGGAAGAAAGGGCTCTTCAAGGATTGTTGAAAGCATGGGTGTTGTTGTTCAAATGTATAcccatgtattttaaaaatatctggaatcatttcattttagttGTATTCTGCCATAGTCGATGTGTTTACCATCATTTCATCCCATACAATACTACATGGTCTGCCAAAATTCTTTTTGTAGGGGTACCTGGTAATTGGTATTATGTATTCGGTTCTAGTTGAATTTCAGCTCTCATCTCCACTGCAGCGCCAAAGTAGTAAAAGCTGTAGTAGTAGTGATTTCACAACAAAATCTCCACCCCCTAAAAACGTAATTGTGAACCACAACTTTTGTGGGTTGCACTGGACCACATCAGCCCCAGCCCTTTAGAAACCTTATGAAGCCCAAGGCAGATGGTTCTATGTATAACCCTTTATACCCTTTTATAACTGGATTTGCATGAGGTTCTTGAAAACGTTTTGGCTCTCGTCCAAGAGGCTTCCTTAGTTCTAATGGAATGGTGtggagtcgcaggctttaaactctgtatCTCCGAGTTGTTGACCCACCAAGCCATCATGTGTGTCTTTAAGGGAAGATGGGTCCAGGTCTGAAAACAAATGATTTTCAGActaagtttgttttgtttcatggaCGGTTTATGTTGGGTTTTAGGTAGAAACCTCTTAAAGGGTACCAGGTGAAACCTTTATAAACTGTTCTACCAGGAGCCATAAAGGATTTTCCCATGAGGACAAGAGCCCTTTGTGGTTCTAGTTAGCACCTTTATGTCTTAGAGTCCAttggtgcttttacaaaataataaCGCGATGAGATTTCTGATAAATAATCGTCAGTAATGTGGAtttaatgactaagtgggtaaaggcaaataaaagaaCAGCTAAAACAACCtagtaagttcagaaaattacatcactttaccgTAATGCAACATTTGAAACCAGGAACAGACAACACTTACAATTATATCCAAAATTTAAGACGATATCTAGTGTCATATCCCGATATAGATGTAATATCGATATATTTCCCAGTCCTATGGTGAACAATGATACTCTAAGGTCACAAAGGTCACATATTCTGTAGCACatattttttcatcattaaGTATTATACCAATCTCCACTTTTACACTCCATTCTGAAAAACTGCACACTGCTACAACTCTCTCACCACTCTGCATTTAACTAGGAGAGTATATGAGGTGTAAGATTTAACTATCAGCACGCTTCCAACTTTGACTTGTGCAGCGTAAGCAGGTTGAAATGGAGGAGAAACCCCCCTGAGTTCACTGTTGTTTTCACAATGCTAAAAGATTAATGCGTTGCTTCACTTTGGTGGAATATTTTCCAATTTTAGCATGCATACCCCGACACTGTTTTGTTAACAGTTAAGCGCTAATGTTGTCTGCTTTTTGTATTCATACAACTCACTTGCtttcatatttaaaacacaGTCCAAGAAGTCATCTTTT
Protein-coding sequences here:
- the LOC125880023 gene encoding neurexophilin-1, encoding MMRPNRGFILLLLNGTACLVALGQEDDSSSPKSSSDDSSKTVGLLSGQAPLSPLSRWMLHSKSRAANTTSLELPYRSPVPFSKQEFSKQEFWEMLGSDLLKPDASSSRVKRRPIVKTGKFKKMFGWGDFYSNIKTVRLNLLITGKIVDHGNGTFSVYFRHNSTGQGNISVSLVPPVKAVEFDLERQSVVYPKDSKIFNCRVDYEKVDRSKRTSLCNYDPSKTCFQEQIQSHVSWICSKPFKVICIYISFYSTDYRLVQKVCPDYNYHNEMPYLPSG